From a single Solanum dulcamara chromosome 4, daSolDulc1.2, whole genome shotgun sequence genomic region:
- the LOC129886729 gene encoding uncharacterized protein LOC129886729, which translates to MGGGAMLPPFTSNNSFTTPPLPTPRDSNFHSPPSLSSICETPIGESWTKNRCIDYGSNSNILDCGSFDGVDEKGSPYHDPAFGSVPCSWEVEKALSDLQSFMSECYAPKEEMNWLEPMLNPHQSTLVKSPGNARFYDAFHMLQNEPSIQRLVCSIACDRAVWEAIMSTKAVQNLQDSLICAAKEEESERSTGESNIGSLIVKWILGITTSRIAELIQSFGSLLSEIINELFEPTNKEKPTSELSDLLEEKIRSSFLLSVVLLLIVVVTRAQGV; encoded by the exons ATGGGAGGAGGAGCCATGTTGCCTCCATTTACAAGCAACAATTCTTTCACTACCCCACCCCTACCCACCCCCAGGGACTCCAATTTCCACTCTCCCCCTTCTTTATCATCAATTTGTGAAACACCCATTGGAGAATCTTGGACCAAGAATAGGTGTATTGATTATGGGTCAAACTCTAACATTCTTGATTGTGGATCTTTTGATGGGGTTGATGAAAAAGGGTCTCCTTATCATGACCCTGCTTTTGGTTCTGTTCCTTGTagctgggaggttgaaaaggctCTCTCTGATCTCCAAAG TTTTATGAGTGAGTGTTATGCTCCTAAAGAAGAGATGAATTGGCTTGAACCGATGCTAAATCCCCATCAGTCGACTCTGGTGAAGTCCCCTGGAAATGCAAGATTTTATGATGCTTTTCATATGCTTCAAAATGAACCATCAATTCAG AGATTggtttgttccatagcttgtgACAGAGCTGTTTGGGAAGCCATAATGAGCACCAAGGCAGTTCAAAATCTTCAAGACTCACTGATATGTGCAG CTAAAGAAGAAGAATCGGAAAGATCAACTGGGGAGTCGAACATTGGATCCCTAATAGTGAAATGGATTTTGggcatcacaacttcaagaatCGCAGAGCTGATCCAATCATTTGGATCATTATTGAGTGAAATAATCAATGAACTATTTGAACCAACAAACAAAGAAAAACCTACTTCAGAACTCTCTGATCTCTTGGAAGAGAAGATTAGATCCTCTTTCCTTTTATCAGTTGTTCTGTTGTTGATTGTGGTCGTGACAAGAGCCCAAGGTGTTTGA
- the LOC129886726 gene encoding nuclear pore complex protein NUP62 isoform X2 translates to MSTGFSFSSSTAPFSFSSNPSFSTTPSVTATTSSTSGSSPFSMAFSNPNPTSSAPSFGFGTSTTSASSAPSYGFGSSPSFGFSSSAASASSSTPSLFGSSSGSGTTSNLLGSSSSSGSGITTNFFGSTTSASSSPLFGANSGSTDANSSPFGGPSLFGSSATSASTTPFSSSIFGSSSSASSSPFGSSSTTPSFGFPSSAASLSFQSASSSASSSPAPSFSSSAAANSLSSSSAFSFPGASPASSAPAFSLLSTSTTTSVSSTPGFSLAAASTSSAVSSPAFSFSTSSSAASGPAFSLSTPSSASPAPSFSFSMPATASSSTSPFSASTALSFSVAKGTGSSVAASSSAPVSKPASTAFSISSSPLFSTVTTPTSISTTAAATGASSTTSGTGLSLTFPAPTSSASTTSAVDASPIAGFGTSAPSTSFSLSSKASAPALSSQSQSTAAVPSFGVPSTTSGTATSSAAQTSSALGVTSSSGTTSTSTVVATSTPKLPSEITGKSVEEIIKEWNAELQERTAKFRKHSNAIAEWDKRILHNRDILLKLESEVAKVVETQGSLERQLELIETHQEEVDKALQSMEEEADRIYRDEKGVILDDEAASTRDAMYEQAEFVEREMEKMTEQIKSIINTFNACQGGELEATDGMTPLDVVVRILNNQLSSLMWIDEKAGEFSSRIQKLASEGPAANRESTGPKLWLTR, encoded by the exons ATGTCGACAGGCTTTTCATTCTCCTCTTCTACTGCACCCTTCTCTTTCTCTTCAAACCCGTCTTTTTCCACCACCCCCTCTGTCACCGCTACGACATCGTCTACTTCCGGTTCTTCCCCATTTTCCATGGCCTTCTCAAACCCTAATCCCACCTCCTCTGCTCCTTCTTTTGGCTTCGGTACTTCTACGACTTCAGCCTCTTCTGCTCCTTCCTACGGTTTCGGCTCTTCACCGTCGTTTGGGTTTTCATCTAGTGCTGCTTCTGCTTCCAGTTCCACACCCAGTCTATTTGGATCTTCTTCCGGTTCGGGTACCACTTCAAACTTATTAGGATCATCTTCATCTTCCGGTTCTGGTATCACTACGAATTTCTTCGGATCAACTACATCTGCAAGTAGTTCGCCGTTGTTTGGGGCAAATTCAGGTAGCACCGATGCCAATTCATCCCCTTTCGGTGGTCCTTCACTTTTCGGGTCGTCAG CAACTAGTGCTAGTACAACTCCATTCTCTTCATCTATATTTGGGTCGTCTTCTTCAGCATCATCTTCACCTTTTGGATCATCTTCAACAACTCCTTCGTTTGGTTTTCCGTCATCAGCGGCCTCACTTTCGTTTCAGTCAGCTTCGAGTTCAGCTTCTTCTTCACCTGCACCTTCGTTTTCCAGCTCAGCAGCCGCCAATTCCTTATCTTCTTCATCTGCATTTTCCTTCCCTGGTGCTTCACCCGCAAGTTCTGCCCCGGCATTTTCATTGTTAAGTACTTCAACCACCACTTCCGTATCCTCTACACCGGGATTTTCTCTTGCTGCTGCATCAACTAGTTCTGCAGTGTCCTCACCAGCATTTTCATTTTCGACCTCGAGCTCAGCAGCATCAGGTCCAGCATTTTCATTATCAACGCCGAGTTCAGCGTCACCTGcaccttcattttctttttctatgCCTGCTACAGCTTCTTCATCCACATCACCTTTTTCAGCTTCTACTGCTCTGTCATTTTCGGTTGCAAAAGGGACAGGAAGCTCTGTAGCAGCTTCTTCAAGTGCTCCGGTGTCAAAACCTGCTAGTACTGcgttttcaatttcttcatcGCCTTTGTTTTCAACTGTTACTACCCCCACCAGCATTTCTACAACTGCAGCTGCTACTGGAGCTTCTTCTACAACTAGTGGGACTGGTTTATCTCTGACATTTCCTGCACCCACTTCTTCAGCTTCAACAACTAGTGCTGTTGATGCATCTCCAATTGCTGGGTTTGGTACCTCTGCCCCATCTACAAGTTTTTCATTGTCTAGCAAAGCATCTGCACCAGCTTTATCCTCACAGTCTCAGTCAACTGCGGCTGTGCCAAGCTTTG GTGTCCCAAGCACAACTTCTGGCACTGCAACAAGTTCAGCTGCTCAAACATCATCAGCCTTGGGTGTGACTTCTAGTAGTGG GACTACTTCAACTTCTACTGTAGTTGCCACTTCCACGCCGAAATTACCATCAGAAATTACAGGGAAGTCTGTAGAAGAG atcATCAAGGAATGGAACGCTGAGCTGCAGGAACGCACTGCAAAATTTAGAAAACACTCTAATGCGATAGCTGAATGGGACAAAAGGATCTTGCATAACCGTGATATTCTTCTCAAACTTGAG AGTGAAGTTGCAAAGGTTGTTGAGACTCAAGGCAGCTTAGAGCGACAGCTGGAGCTGATTGAGACTCATCAGGAAGAG GTTGACAAGGCATTGCAAAGCATGGAAGAAGAAGCTGATCGAATTTACAGAGACGAGAAAGGAGTGATTCTTGATGATGAAGCTGCATCAACAAGGGATGCAAT GTATGAACAAGCCGAGTTTGTGGAGAgggaaatggagaagatgacAGAGCAGATCAAGTCAATCATTAATACTTTTAATGCTTGCCAG gGCGGAGAACTTGAGGCAACTGATGGAATGACACCGCTTGATGTTGTTGTCCGAATCTTGAACAATCAATTGAGTTCACTGATGTGGATTGATGAAAAG GCTGGAGAATTCTCATCTCGTATTCAGAAGCTTGCAAGTGAAGGGCCTGCTGCCAATCGTGAATCAACGGGTCCTAAATTATGGTTGACTCGATGA
- the LOC129884786 gene encoding LOW QUALITY PROTEIN: carotenoid cleavage dioxygenase 7, chloroplastic (The sequence of the model RefSeq protein was modified relative to this genomic sequence to represent the inferred CDS: substituted 1 base at 1 genomic stop codon), giving the protein MVLXFVSLPPNSKTKGKMQAKACHNILNIPPKLLPPAKLPSTASQLTFPSHVARAITITTSPTHEVYTPEIDDTITAFWDYQFLFVSQRSEAIKPISLRVVEGSIPSDFPSGTYYLTGPGLFTDDHGSTVHPLDGHGYLRTFEIDGTTGQVKFMARYIETEAQAEERDPVTGKWRFTHRGPFSVLKGGKMVGNTKVMKNVANTSVLQWGGRLFCLWEGGDPYEIDSKTLNTLGKFELINNSDQSLLPVEDKKFNGDFLDVAAQILKPILYGVFKMSAKRLLSHYKIDTQRDRLLIMSCNAEDMLLPRSNFTFYEFDSNFQLLQSQAFEIPDHLMIHDWAFTDTHYILFANRIKLDIPGSMTAVCGLSPMISALSVNPSKTTSPIYLLPRFPKKETNVERDWRKPIEAPSQIWVLHVGNAYEEIDDNNGNVNIQIQASGCSYQWFNFQKMFGYDWQSGKLDPSMMNVQEGGEKLLPHLVQVDINLDTNGNCTKCSVNDLNPQWKKAADFPAMNPEFSGRKNRYVYAATSTGSRQALPHFPFDTVVKLNTVDKSVQKWSAGRRRFIGEPVFIPRGIKEDDGYLLVVEYAVSTQRCYLVILDAQRIGEKNEVVARLEVPRHLNFPLGFHGFWAPSNSGLGNLQKNESKFKDSWSMMKDNMVKLGQ; this is encoded by the exons ATGGTTCTTTAATTTGTATCACTACCACCCAACTCGAAAACAAAAGGCAAAATGCAGGCCAAAGCTTGCCATAATATTCTTAATATTCCTCCAAAACTTTTGCCACCAGCAAAACTGCCGTCCACGGCGAGCCAATTAACATTTCCGAGCCACGTGGCACGAGCCATAACGATCACCACGTCACCAACTCATGAAGTTTACACACCAGAAATTGACGATACAATTACTGCCTTTTGGGATTATCAATTCCTTTTCGTGTCCCAACGTTCCGAAGCTATCAAACCCATTTCACTTCGGGTCGTGGAGGGATCCATACCATCCGATTTCCCTTCGGGGACGTATTATCTAACCGGGCCGGGCCTATTCACGGATGATCATGGTTCCACGGTGCACCCTCTAGACGGGCACGGTTACTTAAGGACATTCGAAATTGATGGTACTACAGGCCAGGTTAAGTTCATGGCTAGGTACATTGAGACGGAGGCTCAGGCCGAGGAACGGGATCCGGTGACTGGGAAGTGGAGATTCACTCACCGGGGCCCGTTTTCGGTCCTGAAAGGAGGGAAGATGGTTGGTAATACGAAGGTAATGAAGAATGTGGCGAATACTAGTGTGTTGCAATGGGGTGGTAGGTTGTTTTGTTTGTGGGAAGGTGGTGATCCTTATGAAATTGATTCTAAGACTTTGAACACTCTTGGGAAATTTGAACTAATCAACAACTCTGATCAATCATTATTACCAGTAgaagataaaaaatttaatggTGATTTTTTGGATGTTGCTGCTCAAATCTTGAAGCCCATATTATATG GGGTGTTCAAAATGTCTGCAAAGAGATTATTGTCTCATTATAAGATTGATACTCAAAGAGACAGACTTTTGATCATGTCATGCAACGCAGAGGATATGCTGCTCCCTAGGAGTAATTTTACATTTTATG AATTTGATTCCAACTTCCAGCTACTACAAAGCCAAGCATTCGAGATCCCAGATCATTTAATGATCCATGATTGGGCTTTTACTGATACTCACTACATATTATTTGCCAATCGCATCAAACTCGATATTCCTG GGTCAATGACAGCAGTATGTGGACTGTCTCCAATGATATCGGCATTATCAGTAAATCCAAGCAAGACAACATCTCCAATTTATTTGCTTCCAAGATTTCCTAAGAAAGAAACTAATGTAGAAAGAGATTGGAGAAAACCAATAGAAGCTCCTTCACAAATTTGGGTGTTACATGTTGGAAATGCCTATGAAGAAATTGATGATAACAATGGAAATGTAAACATACAAATTCAGGCTTCTGGTTGCTCTTACCAATGGTTCAATTTCCAAAAAATGTTTG GCTATGATTGGCAAAGTGGTAAACTTGATCCTTCCATGATGAATGTACAAGAAGGAGGAGAAAAACTATTGCCTCACTTAGTTCAG GTAGATATAAACTTGGATACAAACGGGAATTGCACAAAATGTTCAGTAAATGACCTAAATCCTCAATGGAAGAAAGCAGCAGATTTCCCAGCCATGAATCCAGAATTTTCAGGCAGAAAAAATAGATATGTTTATGCAGCAACATCTACAGGTTCACGTCAAGCACTGCCACATTTTCCTTTTGACACAGTTGTGAAACTAAACACGGTTGACAAATCAGTCCAAAAGTGGTCAGCTGGTAGGAGAAGATTCATTGGTGAGCCTGTTTTTATTCCAAGAGGAATTAAAGAGGATGATGGATACCTTCTTGTGGTTGAA TATGCAGTGTCAACACAAAGGTGCTATCTTGTAATTTTGGATGCACaaagaattggagagaagaatGAAGTAGTTGCAAGACTTGAAGTCCCAAGACATTTGAATTTCCCACTTGGTTTTCATGGCTTTTGGGCTCCAAGCAACTCTGGCCTAGgcaatttacaaaaaaatgagTCCAAGTTTAAAGATTCTTGGTCAATGATGAAGGATAACATGGTTAAACTTGGGCAGTGA
- the LOC129886726 gene encoding nuclear pore complex protein NUP62 isoform X1, producing the protein MSTGFSFSSSTAPFSFSSNPSFSTTPSVTATTSSTSGSSPFSMAFSNPNPTSSAPSFGFGTSTTSASSAPSYGFGSSPSFGFSSSAASASSSTPSLFGSSSGSGTTSNLLGSSSSSGSGITTNFFGSTTSASSSPLFGANSGSTDANSSPFGGPSLFGSSGKPSPGLFGSSLASGSYSGLSLFGSSSFLSSTSASTGNAATSASTTPFSSSIFGSSSSASSSPFGSSSTTPSFGFPSSAASLSFQSASSSASSSPAPSFSSSAAANSLSSSSAFSFPGASPASSAPAFSLLSTSTTTSVSSTPGFSLAAASTSSAVSSPAFSFSTSSSAASGPAFSLSTPSSASPAPSFSFSMPATASSSTSPFSASTALSFSVAKGTGSSVAASSSAPVSKPASTAFSISSSPLFSTVTTPTSISTTAAATGASSTTSGTGLSLTFPAPTSSASTTSAVDASPIAGFGTSAPSTSFSLSSKASAPALSSQSQSTAAVPSFGVPSTTSGTATSSAAQTSSALGVTSSSGTTSTSTVVATSTPKLPSEITGKSVEEIIKEWNAELQERTAKFRKHSNAIAEWDKRILHNRDILLKLESEVAKVVETQGSLERQLELIETHQEEVDKALQSMEEEADRIYRDEKGVILDDEAASTRDAMYEQAEFVEREMEKMTEQIKSIINTFNACQGGELEATDGMTPLDVVVRILNNQLSSLMWIDEKAGEFSSRIQKLASEGPAANRESTGPKLWLTR; encoded by the exons ATGTCGACAGGCTTTTCATTCTCCTCTTCTACTGCACCCTTCTCTTTCTCTTCAAACCCGTCTTTTTCCACCACCCCCTCTGTCACCGCTACGACATCGTCTACTTCCGGTTCTTCCCCATTTTCCATGGCCTTCTCAAACCCTAATCCCACCTCCTCTGCTCCTTCTTTTGGCTTCGGTACTTCTACGACTTCAGCCTCTTCTGCTCCTTCCTACGGTTTCGGCTCTTCACCGTCGTTTGGGTTTTCATCTAGTGCTGCTTCTGCTTCCAGTTCCACACCCAGTCTATTTGGATCTTCTTCCGGTTCGGGTACCACTTCAAACTTATTAGGATCATCTTCATCTTCCGGTTCTGGTATCACTACGAATTTCTTCGGATCAACTACATCTGCAAGTAGTTCGCCGTTGTTTGGGGCAAATTCAGGTAGCACCGATGCCAATTCATCCCCTTTCGGTGGTCCTTCACTTTTCGGGTCGTCAGGTAAGCCCTCGCCGGGTTTGTTTGGGTCCAGTTTGGCTTCTGGTTCATATTCGGGCTTAAGCTTGTTTGGTTCTTCTTCGTTTTTATCATCAACTTCTGCTTCTACTGGAAATGCAGCAACTAGTGCTAGTACAACTCCATTCTCTTCATCTATATTTGGGTCGTCTTCTTCAGCATCATCTTCACCTTTTGGATCATCTTCAACAACTCCTTCGTTTGGTTTTCCGTCATCAGCGGCCTCACTTTCGTTTCAGTCAGCTTCGAGTTCAGCTTCTTCTTCACCTGCACCTTCGTTTTCCAGCTCAGCAGCCGCCAATTCCTTATCTTCTTCATCTGCATTTTCCTTCCCTGGTGCTTCACCCGCAAGTTCTGCCCCGGCATTTTCATTGTTAAGTACTTCAACCACCACTTCCGTATCCTCTACACCGGGATTTTCTCTTGCTGCTGCATCAACTAGTTCTGCAGTGTCCTCACCAGCATTTTCATTTTCGACCTCGAGCTCAGCAGCATCAGGTCCAGCATTTTCATTATCAACGCCGAGTTCAGCGTCACCTGcaccttcattttctttttctatgCCTGCTACAGCTTCTTCATCCACATCACCTTTTTCAGCTTCTACTGCTCTGTCATTTTCGGTTGCAAAAGGGACAGGAAGCTCTGTAGCAGCTTCTTCAAGTGCTCCGGTGTCAAAACCTGCTAGTACTGcgttttcaatttcttcatcGCCTTTGTTTTCAACTGTTACTACCCCCACCAGCATTTCTACAACTGCAGCTGCTACTGGAGCTTCTTCTACAACTAGTGGGACTGGTTTATCTCTGACATTTCCTGCACCCACTTCTTCAGCTTCAACAACTAGTGCTGTTGATGCATCTCCAATTGCTGGGTTTGGTACCTCTGCCCCATCTACAAGTTTTTCATTGTCTAGCAAAGCATCTGCACCAGCTTTATCCTCACAGTCTCAGTCAACTGCGGCTGTGCCAAGCTTTG GTGTCCCAAGCACAACTTCTGGCACTGCAACAAGTTCAGCTGCTCAAACATCATCAGCCTTGGGTGTGACTTCTAGTAGTGG GACTACTTCAACTTCTACTGTAGTTGCCACTTCCACGCCGAAATTACCATCAGAAATTACAGGGAAGTCTGTAGAAGAG atcATCAAGGAATGGAACGCTGAGCTGCAGGAACGCACTGCAAAATTTAGAAAACACTCTAATGCGATAGCTGAATGGGACAAAAGGATCTTGCATAACCGTGATATTCTTCTCAAACTTGAG AGTGAAGTTGCAAAGGTTGTTGAGACTCAAGGCAGCTTAGAGCGACAGCTGGAGCTGATTGAGACTCATCAGGAAGAG GTTGACAAGGCATTGCAAAGCATGGAAGAAGAAGCTGATCGAATTTACAGAGACGAGAAAGGAGTGATTCTTGATGATGAAGCTGCATCAACAAGGGATGCAAT GTATGAACAAGCCGAGTTTGTGGAGAgggaaatggagaagatgacAGAGCAGATCAAGTCAATCATTAATACTTTTAATGCTTGCCAG gGCGGAGAACTTGAGGCAACTGATGGAATGACACCGCTTGATGTTGTTGTCCGAATCTTGAACAATCAATTGAGTTCACTGATGTGGATTGATGAAAAG GCTGGAGAATTCTCATCTCGTATTCAGAAGCTTGCAAGTGAAGGGCCTGCTGCCAATCGTGAATCAACGGGTCCTAAATTATGGTTGACTCGATGA